A segment of the Tsukamurella tyrosinosolvens genome:
TCGACGGGTCGATCGCGGTCAGCATCGTGGTCATGGCAGCACCTCCGCCTCATTCGTCTCCTGCTGTGGCCCGTCGCCGGCCGCGATGCCGTTCACCGCGGGGGCGGCCGGGGCGCCGGCCCCGTCGTGCACCGTGAAGTCCTCGTCGAGCGTGAAGAAGGACTCGCAGCCGTCGTCGGTGATCCGGATCGTGTCCGAGATACCGACGGTCTTGTCGCCGTCGACGCCCCACATCCACGGGATCACGTGGAAGGTCATGCCCGGCTCCAGCGCGGTGAAGTCGCCGGGGTTGAGGCTGAGGATGTAGCCCTCGTCCCACGACGGCGGGAAGGCGATCCCGATCGAGTAGCCCGACCGGGTGACCAGGCGCGCGCCCACGGTGTTGTCGGAGATGATCCGCCGCACCAGGGAGTCGGCGTCCGAGACCGTCATCCCCGGCCGCATCAGCGATTTCAGCTCGGAGAGGGCCAGCTTCATGCGCTCCTGCGCCTCGTACATCGTGGGCGAGAGCTCGCCGTTGACAGCGGTGCGCATGAGGGCCGCGTGGTACCGGCGGTAGCAGCCGCCCACCTCCAGGAAGACGTGCTCGCCCGGCTCGATGGTGCGGCCCTCCCACGTCGCGTGGCCGATCATCGACCGCGGTCCCGAGGCGACGTACGGCATGACGGAGGGGAACTCGCCCCCGGCGCGGAACATCGCGGAACTGATCGCGGCCGCCACGTCGTTCTCCGTGTTGCCGGGGACCGCCGCCTCGAGGCCCGCCGCCATGCCCGCCTCCGCGGCGCGGGCGGCCTTGCGCATCACAGCGATCTCGGCGTCGGACTTGGTGGCGCGGCCGGCCTCGACGATCCCGAAGCAGTCCATGAGCACGCCCTGCTGGAACGAGGTGTGCACGCGGTCCTGCTGGTAGGCGGGGAAGAAGTAGCTGTTGCGCTCGTAGCCGACGCGTTTCGTCCCGAGGCCGCCCTCCTTGAGGGTGAGCACCAGTTCCTGGATGGCGTCGCCGGTGTCGGGGTAGGGCCGAGTGCGTTCCACCCAGGTCCGCGCGATCACGTTGGACTCCTCCATCGCGCGGGTGATCATCACCGGCTCGTCGTCGAGCGGCACCACCAGCGCCTGGAAGAAGGAGTAGCCGGTGGTCTGGTAATCGGTGAGGTACATCAGGTTCTCGGGATCGGTGATCACCACGGCGTCGAGCCCGCGCTTGTCCATCCGCTCCCGGAGCTCCGTGAGCCGCCGCTCGTACTCCTCCGGCGGGAAGGTCATGTCGTCGCGCCGCTTCATCGCGCCACCTCCGTCACGGCCCGCTCGAGGATGTCCAGGCCCGCGACGAGGTCCTCGTCGGGGATCGTCAGCGGCGGGATGAGTTTCAGCACGCGGCCGCCGCTGCCGCAGGGCCCGATGAGGAGACCGGCGTCGAAACACGCGGTCTGCACGGCCTTGGCGAAGGCACCGTCGCCGGTGTCCAGGGCCTGCATCATGCCCTTGCCGCGCACCTCCCAGTCGCGGTCGGGGTGCGCCGCGGCGAGCGCGGCGAGCCGCTCGCGCATGGCCTCGCCCTTCGCGGCGACGGCCGTCATCAACTCGTCGTCGGCGAAGTAGTCCAGGGCGACGGTGCCGGCCACCATCGACAGGCCCTGGCCGCGGAAGGTGCCGGTGTGCGCGCCGGGCGACCAGTGCGCGTCGACGGCGGGCTTGTTGAGGTTCATGGCGATCGGCGTGCCGTAGCCGCCGAGGCCCTTGGCGAGGGTGATGACATCGGGGTCGAGGTCGTAGCCGTCGAAGCTGAAGTAGCTTCCGGTGCGCCCGCAGCCGGCCTGGATGTCGTCGATGATGAACAACGCCCCGGTCTCCCGGGCGAGATCCTGCACCGCGTGCAGCCAGTCGGCGCTCGCGACGTTGACGCCGCCCTCGGCCTGCACGGCCTCCACGAGGAAGGCGGCGGGCGGGGTGTGGCCGCTGGACGGGTCCGCCAGGGCGGCGGCGTAATCCGAGAGCGCGGTCTTCCCGCCGGGAGCGGTCTCGAAGGGCAGGCGCACCACGTCGCGCAGGGGCACGCCCGCCCACT
Coding sequences within it:
- the doeA gene encoding ectoine hydrolase; its protein translation is MKRRDDMTFPPEEYERRLTELRERMDKRGLDAVVITDPENLMYLTDYQTTGYSFFQALVVPLDDEPVMITRAMEESNVIARTWVERTRPYPDTGDAIQELVLTLKEGGLGTKRVGYERNSYFFPAYQQDRVHTSFQQGVLMDCFGIVEAGRATKSDAEIAVMRKAARAAEAGMAAGLEAAVPGNTENDVAAAISSAMFRAGGEFPSVMPYVASGPRSMIGHATWEGRTIEPGEHVFLEVGGCYRRYHAALMRTAVNGELSPTMYEAQERMKLALSELKSLMRPGMTVSDADSLVRRIISDNTVGARLVTRSGYSIGIAFPPSWDEGYILSLNPGDFTALEPGMTFHVIPWMWGVDGDKTVGISDTIRITDDGCESFFTLDEDFTVHDGAGAPAAPAVNGIAAGDGPQQETNEAEVLP
- a CDS encoding aspartate aminotransferase family protein, whose product is MDTAAFENWESEVRGYCRNFPTVFASASNARQVDEAGKSYIDFFAGAGVLNFGHNNPNMKRAMIDFLEADGVAHSLDTYTTTKRDFLTRFHDVILAPRGMDHRMQFTGPTGTNAVEAALKLARLATGRREVVAFSHGFHGMTLGALAATANHAFRQWAGVPLRDVVRLPFETAPGGKTALSDYAAALADPSSGHTPPAAFLVEAVQAEGGVNVASADWLHAVQDLARETGALFIIDDIQAGCGRTGSYFSFDGYDLDPDVITLAKGLGGYGTPIAMNLNKPAVDAHWSPGAHTGTFRGQGLSMVAGTVALDYFADDELMTAVAAKGEAMRERLAALAAAHPDRDWEVRGKGMMQALDTGDGAFAKAVQTACFDAGLLIGPCGSGGRVLKLIPPLTIPDEDLVAGLDILERAVTEVAR